The following are encoded in a window of Pseudomonas multiresinivorans genomic DNA:
- the msrQ gene encoding protein-methionine-sulfoxide reductase heme-binding subunit MsrQ, with protein sequence MRYPFWRAGVFLAALLPPLYWLYQAWIFDLGPDPGKVLVDRLGQGGLILLLITLSMTPLQKITRWGGWVQVRRQLGLWCFTYIVLHLGAYAVFILGLDWGQLGVELRKRPYIIVGFIAFLGLLSLALTSNRYSMRRLGAGWKKLHRLIYVILGFGLLHMLWVVRSDLERWAIYAAIGLLLLLLRVPSVARRLPSLRGRLAAN encoded by the coding sequence ATGCGCTATCCGTTCTGGCGGGCCGGCGTGTTTCTGGCTGCGCTGCTTCCGCCGCTCTATTGGCTGTACCAAGCGTGGATCTTCGATCTCGGTCCGGACCCGGGCAAGGTATTGGTAGATCGGTTGGGGCAGGGCGGGCTGATCCTGCTGCTTATTACCCTGTCGATGACACCGCTGCAGAAGATCACTCGCTGGGGAGGTTGGGTGCAGGTCCGTCGCCAGCTGGGGTTATGGTGCTTCACTTATATAGTGCTGCACCTGGGCGCCTATGCTGTCTTCATCCTAGGGTTGGACTGGGGGCAGCTGGGAGTCGAATTGCGCAAGCGGCCTTACATCATCGTCGGATTCATTGCCTTCCTTGGACTCCTCTCCCTGGCACTGACCTCCAACCGCTACAGCATGCGCAGACTGGGGGCGGGCTGGAAGAAACTGCATCGCCTGATATACGTCATCCTCGGTTTTGGATTACTGCATATGCTGTGGGTCGTACGGTCCGATCTGGAGCGTTGGGCGATCTATGCGGCCATAGGCCTGCTCCTGCTGCTTTTGCGGGTGCCGTCTGTGGCTCGGCGGCTACCGTCGCTACGGGGCCGCCTGGCGGCTAACTGA
- the pssA gene encoding CDP-diacylglycerol--serine O-phosphatidyltransferase codes for MSEGHEEPNKASDTEESLLPIDEHIEEGHDAEGRKVRHRGIYLLPNLFTTAALFTGLYAIINAMSGDFSNAAIAIFVAMVLDGLDGRVARLTNTQSAFGAEYDSLSDMVAFGVAPALVAFEWALSSLGKVGWMVAFIYVAGAALRLARFNTQVGKADKRYFIGLASPAAAALVAGTVWAFADFDVQGAKVSLLVALMVAAAGMLMVSNIKYYSFKDLDLRGRVPFMAILVVVLAFAVVFTDPPRILLLLFLAYAASGPVQYLLQLRRRKQPPAV; via the coding sequence ATGAGTGAAGGTCACGAGGAGCCCAACAAGGCTTCCGACACCGAAGAAAGTCTGCTGCCCATCGATGAACACATCGAAGAAGGCCATGACGCCGAAGGCCGCAAGGTTCGTCATCGCGGCATTTACCTGCTGCCCAACCTGTTCACCACCGCGGCACTGTTCACCGGCCTGTACGCCATCATCAATGCCATGAGCGGTGATTTCTCCAATGCCGCCATCGCAATCTTCGTTGCCATGGTTCTGGATGGTCTGGACGGTCGTGTAGCTCGCCTGACCAACACCCAGAGTGCCTTCGGCGCCGAGTACGACTCGCTGTCCGACATGGTGGCCTTCGGTGTCGCGCCGGCTTTGGTCGCCTTCGAATGGGCGCTGAGCAGCCTGGGCAAGGTCGGCTGGATGGTCGCCTTCATCTATGTGGCCGGTGCCGCGTTGCGCCTGGCCCGCTTCAATACCCAGGTGGGCAAGGCTGACAAGCGCTACTTCATCGGTCTGGCCAGTCCGGCTGCTGCGGCGCTGGTTGCCGGTACGGTGTGGGCATTCGCTGACTTCGACGTGCAGGGTGCCAAGGTTTCCCTGCTGGTTGCCCTGATGGTCGCTGCCGCCGGCATGCTGATGGTCAGCAACATCAAGTACTACAGCTTCAAGGATCTCGATCTGCGCGGCCGTGTGCCGTTCATGGCGATCCTGGTGGTGGTGCTGGCATTTGCTGTGGTCTTCACCGACCCGCCGCGTATCCTGCTCCTGCTGTTCCTTGCATACGCGGCCTCCGGCCCGGTGCAATACTTGTTGCAATTGCGCCGTCGCAAGCAGCCGCCTGCCGTGTAA
- the msrP gene encoding protein-methionine-sulfoxide reductase catalytic subunit MsrP: MLIKSSRLSDCHESEVTPESLYLSRRHFLGGAMAAAALSGLPRLSFAEGGRYADVAEAAAPSWLTEKLAATRWDAVTVKDEAITPFRDATTYNNFYEFGPDKGDPAANAGALKTEPWSVVIDGEVGKPGQYALEDFIKPYQLEERIYRLRCVEAWSMVIPWIGFPISELIKRVEPTSKAKYLRFETLVDRKDMPGVQSNFALIDWPYVEGLRMDEAMHPLAILAVGMYGRVLANQNGAPLRLVVPWKYGFKGAKSIVRISFVEEQPKTTWQSLASDEYGFYANVNPTVDHPRWSQARERRLPSGLFSPNVRPTLMFNGYADEVASLYAGMDLRKDY, from the coding sequence ATGCTGATCAAGTCGTCCCGTCTTTCCGATTGTCACGAGTCGGAAGTCACGCCCGAATCCCTCTATCTGTCTCGTCGCCACTTTCTCGGTGGTGCGATGGCGGCTGCCGCTCTGTCCGGATTGCCGCGTCTGAGTTTTGCCGAGGGCGGTCGCTATGCCGACGTAGCCGAAGCGGCCGCTCCTTCCTGGCTCACGGAAAAGCTCGCCGCTACTCGCTGGGACGCTGTCACGGTAAAAGATGAAGCCATCACGCCGTTTAGGGATGCGACCACCTACAACAATTTCTACGAATTCGGCCCGGACAAGGGGGATCCCGCTGCCAATGCGGGCGCCCTGAAGACCGAGCCCTGGTCCGTGGTGATCGATGGGGAGGTGGGTAAACCCGGCCAGTACGCGCTCGAGGACTTCATCAAGCCTTATCAGTTGGAGGAGCGCATCTACCGATTGCGCTGTGTCGAGGCCTGGTCGATGGTCATTCCGTGGATCGGCTTTCCGATCTCCGAGCTGATCAAGCGGGTCGAGCCGACCAGCAAGGCGAAATACCTGCGCTTCGAAACCCTGGTGGATCGCAAGGATATGCCGGGTGTGCAATCCAACTTCGCCCTGATCGACTGGCCCTATGTGGAAGGGCTGCGTATGGATGAGGCGATGCATCCCTTGGCGATTCTGGCAGTTGGCATGTACGGCCGGGTACTTGCCAATCAGAACGGTGCGCCGCTGCGTCTGGTGGTGCCGTGGAAGTACGGCTTCAAGGGAGCCAAGTCCATTGTGCGGATCAGCTTCGTCGAGGAGCAGCCAAAGACTACCTGGCAGAGTCTGGCCTCGGACGAGTATGGCTTCTATGCCAACGTCAATCCGACGGTGGACCATCCGCGCTGGAGCCAGGCGCGCGAGCGTCGCCTGCCCAGTGGACTATTCAGCCCCAATGTTCGTCCTACCCTCATGTTCAACGGCTATGCCGATGAGGTCGCTTCGCTTTATGCAGGCATGGATCTGAGGAAGGACTACTGA